In one window of Erythrolamprus reginae isolate rEryReg1 chromosome 1, rEryReg1.hap1, whole genome shotgun sequence DNA:
- the LRRC63 gene encoding leucine-rich repeat-containing protein 63 isoform X1 codes for MRDKEQIMRDKEQIMRDKEQIMQEREQVMLDIEKEFKEEMAFIKSFVSGEGYDTELSAIDKANEMLEKAEMAVLFCIMHRKTGLSLKAHFLSELPDLSPLADFLLYLNLSYNSLDCFPSEVFQLQYLQVLKLRNNPIKSIPGEISNLMNLKFLTISFNLLTTLPPELFALPNLQSLDVSYNELEYIPNEIQNLRSLTYLNLEGNLLYSLPCGILKLQLSHLLVENNFLHVCFWSETFLMQPQCLKDMAALCFVKHQLWKIYHHLPEEIHNIISSFTGCDCCTGPLYGKGFRFILIYRNAYGLRLPYQFSACSPDCYTAFVKSAVPTDGC; via the exons ATGCGAGATAAGGAGCAGATCATGCGAGATAAGGAGCAGATCATGCGAGATAAGGAGCAGATCATGCAGGAGAGAGAACAGGTTATGCTGGATATAGAAAAAG AATTCAAAGAAGAGATGGCTTTTATTAAATCCTTTGTCTCCGGAGAGGGATACGATACTGAATTAAGTGCAATAGATAAGGCCAATGAAATGCTAGAGAAGGCTGAAATGGCAGTTCTGTTTTGCATCATGCATAGAAAAACTGGACTTAGCCTTAAG GCACATTTTCTCTCTGAACTTCCTGACCTCTCTCCTTTGGCTGATTTCTTGCTGTACCTAAACTTGTCATATAATAGTTTGGATTGCTTTCCATCAGAG GTGTTTCAGCTGCAATATTTACAAGTGCTAAAGCTCCGGAATAACCCCATCAAATCCATCCCAGGGGAGATCTCTAATTTGATGAATCTTAAGTTCTTGACCATATCCTTTAACCTTCTGACTACTCTCCCACCTGA GCTATTTGCCCTGCCAAATCTTCAGAGTCTTGATGTTTCCTATAATGAACTCGAATATATCCCGAATGAAATACAAAATCTCAG AAGCCTCACCTACTTGAACCTGGAAGGAAATCTGCTTTACTCCTTGCCTTGTGGGATTCTGAAACTTCAGCTGAGCCACTTGCTGGTGGAAAACAACTTCTTGCACGTCTGTTTCTGGTCTGAGACTTTCCTGATGCAACCTCAGTGCCTAAAGGACATGGCTGCCCTGTGCTTCGTTAAGCACCAGCTGTGGAAAATATATCATCATTTACCAGAGGAGATTCACAATATCATAAGCAG CTTTACAGGCTGTGACTGCTGCACGGGACCCTTGTATGGAAAAGGCTTCCGTTTTATCCTCATTTATAGGAATGCTTATGGACTAAGGCTTCCGTATCAGTTTTCAGCTTGCTCACCAGACTGCTATACAGCCTTTGTCAAGTCAGCTGTGCCAACTGATGGGTGTTAA
- the LRRC63 gene encoding leucine-rich repeat-containing protein 63 isoform X2, with protein MAFIKSFVSGEGYDTELSAIDKANEMLEKAEMAVLFCIMHRKTGLSLKAHFLSELPDLSPLADFLLYLNLSYNSLDCFPSEVFQLQYLQVLKLRNNPIKSIPGEISNLMNLKFLTISFNLLTTLPPELFALPNLQSLDVSYNELEYIPNEIQNLRSLTYLNLEGNLLYSLPCGILKLQLSHLLVENNFLHVCFWSETFLMQPQCLKDMAALCFVKHQLWKIYHHLPEEIHNIISSFTGCDCCTGPLYGKGFRFILIYRNAYGLRLPYQFSACSPDCYTAFVKSAVPTDGC; from the exons ATGGCTTTTATTAAATCCTTTGTCTCCGGAGAGGGATACGATACTGAATTAAGTGCAATAGATAAGGCCAATGAAATGCTAGAGAAGGCTGAAATGGCAGTTCTGTTTTGCATCATGCATAGAAAAACTGGACTTAGCCTTAAG GCACATTTTCTCTCTGAACTTCCTGACCTCTCTCCTTTGGCTGATTTCTTGCTGTACCTAAACTTGTCATATAATAGTTTGGATTGCTTTCCATCAGAG GTGTTTCAGCTGCAATATTTACAAGTGCTAAAGCTCCGGAATAACCCCATCAAATCCATCCCAGGGGAGATCTCTAATTTGATGAATCTTAAGTTCTTGACCATATCCTTTAACCTTCTGACTACTCTCCCACCTGA GCTATTTGCCCTGCCAAATCTTCAGAGTCTTGATGTTTCCTATAATGAACTCGAATATATCCCGAATGAAATACAAAATCTCAG AAGCCTCACCTACTTGAACCTGGAAGGAAATCTGCTTTACTCCTTGCCTTGTGGGATTCTGAAACTTCAGCTGAGCCACTTGCTGGTGGAAAACAACTTCTTGCACGTCTGTTTCTGGTCTGAGACTTTCCTGATGCAACCTCAGTGCCTAAAGGACATGGCTGCCCTGTGCTTCGTTAAGCACCAGCTGTGGAAAATATATCATCATTTACCAGAGGAGATTCACAATATCATAAGCAG CTTTACAGGCTGTGACTGCTGCACGGGACCCTTGTATGGAAAAGGCTTCCGTTTTATCCTCATTTATAGGAATGCTTATGGACTAAGGCTTCCGTATCAGTTTTCAGCTTGCTCACCAGACTGCTATACAGCCTTTGTCAAGTCAGCTGTGCCAACTGATGGGTGTTAA
- the ESD gene encoding S-formylglutathione hydrolase: protein MAMKEVSNNKCFGGFQKVFEHESVELKCKMKFGIYLPPKAATEKCPVLYWLSGLTCTEQNFITKAGFHQAAAEHGLIVVAPDTSPRGCNIQGEDESWDFGTGAGFYVDATEELWKTNYRMYSYIKDELPKLINANFPVDSGRMSISGHSMGGHGALILALKNPGKYKSVSAFAPICNPIQCPWGKKAFGGYLGSNTANWEAYDATHIAKSYHGSPLDILIDQGKDDQFLTAGQLLPDNFIAACTERKIPVVFRLQQGYDHSYFFIATFINDHIRHHAKYLNA from the exons ATGGCCATGAAGGAAGTTTCTAACAACAAATGCTTTGGAGGTTTTCAGAAAGTGTTTGAACATGAGAG TGTGGAGCTGAAATGTAAAATGAAGTTTGGGATTTATTTACCGCCAAAGGCGGCAACTGAGAAATGTCCTGTGTTGTACTGGCTGTCAG GACTAACATGTACAGAACAAAACTTCATAACCAAAGCTGGTTTCCATCAAGCTGCAGCTGAACACGGCCTTATTGTAGTTGCTCCAGACACCAGCCCAC GTGGATGTAACATTCAAGGAGAAGACGAGAGCTGGGATTTTGGCACTGGAGCAGGTTTTTATGTAGATGCCACAGAGGAATTATGGAAAACAAATTATCGCATGTACTCTTACATAAAAGATGAG TTACCCAAACTGATCAATGCCAATTTCCCAGTTGATTCTGGAAGGATGTCAATTTCAGGCCATTCCATGGGAGGCCATGGGGCTCTCATCCTGGCCCTAAAGAACCCTGGAAAATATAAA TCTGTTTCAGCATTTGCTCCAATCTGCAACCCAATACAGTGTCCGTGGGGGAAAAAGGCTTTCGGTGGATATCTGGGATCGAACACAGCGAATTGGGAA GCCTATGATGCCACACACATTGCAAAATCTTATCACGGCTCTCCTCTGGATATTCTAATAGACCAAGGCAAAGATGATCAGTTCCTTACAGCAGGACAGTTGCTACCTGATAATTTCATTGCTGCTTGTACAGAACGGAAAATCCCAGTAGTTTTTAGGTTGCAGCAG GGCTACGATCACAGTTACTTCTTCATTGCAACGTTCATTAATGACCATATCAGGCATCATGCCAAATACCTCAATGCTTGA